One window from the genome of Elusimicrobium sp. An273 encodes:
- a CDS encoding FAD-binding oxidoreductase: protein MKIPPTALKRLRHIAGAENVLTDELSLSLYAYDCSLSRTRPDAVIHITREEMVSPVLKTLYQYKIPFVPRASATNHAGSCTALNGGVILNLTALKHILQINTREGWAWVQPGVITGDLQDRLAPLGYFYAPDPASERVCTVGGNLAQNASGARCMKYGGTIDHVLAAEVVLADGTPVSVSRRQGGPDWIGLLAGSEGTLGVITRLQVRILPAAKHIKTFLVTFPSLADSVQTVSDLVARGIIPRCVEAMDQITTRAVEEFAHAGYPLDAQALLILELDGKPAQIEKEEKELEEICLKNKAQHFIPARTEAERQKLWFGRRAAYAAMARLAPNVMVGDGTVPRSELPRALKKVRQILDDNHIVASLLFHAGDGNFHPQIVFDERNKPETVHVTRALKEILQACVDCGGTVSGEHGVGVEKRAVMAYQYDKPTLDLFRQIKQALDPRQLANPLKLIPVNYAEKARPAAAPDARMAALASAVLRRKEAQAPCIPIGQNTRLQTTAQNTLSTQTLARVIEIDKTNYTATAEAGVPLAALVQTLQQEQVFCALPAGKGSLGGAFCSGCMPDFYSHVLGLEALLPDGSFVRYGGKLMKNAAGYHLTRLFAGSQGTLGIVTRLTFKIFAQPVASVPVLPFVQAPANALWRAIKKQLDPNDLFPALKGEEND from the coding sequence TTTGTCCCCCGCGCCAGCGCCACCAACCACGCCGGCAGCTGCACGGCTTTAAACGGCGGGGTCATTTTAAATTTAACGGCGCTTAAGCATATTCTGCAAATCAACACCCGGGAAGGCTGGGCGTGGGTACAGCCGGGCGTAATTACCGGGGATCTGCAAGACCGCTTGGCGCCGCTGGGCTATTTCTACGCGCCCGATCCCGCCAGTGAACGCGTCTGCACCGTGGGCGGCAATTTGGCCCAAAACGCAAGCGGGGCGCGCTGTATGAAATACGGCGGCACGATTGACCATGTGCTGGCCGCGGAAGTGGTGCTTGCGGACGGAACGCCCGTGTCGGTTTCCCGCAGGCAAGGCGGGCCGGATTGGATTGGCCTCTTGGCCGGAAGCGAAGGCACTTTGGGCGTTATTACCCGGCTACAAGTGCGCATTTTGCCGGCCGCCAAACACATCAAAACTTTTTTGGTTACGTTCCCCTCACTGGCAGACAGTGTGCAAACCGTCAGCGATTTAGTGGCACGGGGGATTATCCCGCGCTGCGTGGAAGCCATGGATCAAATCACCACCCGCGCGGTGGAAGAATTTGCCCATGCCGGCTACCCGCTGGACGCGCAGGCCCTGCTTATTTTGGAGCTGGACGGCAAACCGGCTCAAATTGAAAAAGAAGAAAAAGAGCTGGAAGAAATTTGCCTAAAGAACAAAGCCCAGCATTTTATCCCGGCCCGCACCGAAGCCGAACGCCAAAAACTGTGGTTTGGCCGCCGGGCGGCTTACGCGGCGATGGCGCGGCTGGCGCCCAACGTGATGGTGGGAGACGGAACCGTCCCCCGCAGCGAACTGCCGCGCGCATTAAAAAAAGTGCGGCAAATTCTAGACGACAACCACATTGTGGCCAGTTTGCTCTTCCACGCCGGAGACGGCAATTTTCACCCGCAAATCGTGTTTGACGAGCGCAACAAGCCCGAAACTGTGCACGTTACCCGCGCGCTGAAAGAAATTCTGCAGGCGTGCGTGGACTGCGGCGGAACCGTGTCCGGGGAGCATGGCGTGGGCGTAGAAAAACGGGCCGTGATGGCTTATCAGTACGATAAGCCCACCCTGGATTTGTTCCGGCAAATCAAGCAAGCGCTGGATCCGCGCCAACTGGCAAACCCCCTTAAATTAATTCCGGTAAACTACGCCGAAAAGGCCCGCCCCGCGGCGGCGCCCGACGCACGCATGGCCGCGCTGGCCTCCGCCGTTTTGCGCCGCAAAGAGGCCCAGGCGCCCTGCATCCCGATCGGGCAAAACACCCGTTTGCAAACAACCGCCCAAAATACGCTCAGTACCCAAACGCTTGCCCGCGTGATAGAAATTGATAAAACCAACTACACGGCTACCGCCGAGGCGGGCGTGCCGCTTGCGGCACTTGTGCAGACCTTGCAGCAGGAACAGGTTTTTTGCGCGCTTCCCGCCGGCAAAGGCTCGCTGGGGGGCGCGTTTTGCTCCGGATGCATGCCGGATTTTTATTCCCATGTGTTGGGGCTGGAAGCCCTGCTGCCGGACGGCTCTTTCGTGCGCTACGGCGGCAAACTCATGAAAAACGCCGCCGGCTACCACTTGACCCGTTTGTTTGCAGGCTCGCAGGGCACGCTGGGCATCGTGACTCGGCTTACTTTTAAAATTTTTGCCCAGCCGGTTGCTTCCGTGCCCGTGCTTCCGTTTGTGCAGGCGCCGGCCAACGCGCTGTGGCGGGCGATTAAAAAACAGCTGGATCCGAATGATTTGTTCCCCGCGTTAAAAGGAGAAGAAAATGACTGA